One window from the genome of Rhodococcus sp. ABRD24 encodes:
- a CDS encoding ABC transporter substrate-binding protein gives MVGRTRSLGPGLLAHVVGVVVIGALALGSAGCVSNNEGLVPVVSGVELQEVASIAAQVPSEIAASGRLVVGVNIPYAPNEFKDENGKIVGFDVDLLNAVGQVLGLSVDYKQADFDKIIPAVQAGTFNLGMSSFTDTLEREKSVDFVTYYSAGVQWAQRPGDPIDPNNACGLRVGVQTTTIEDIDEVPAKSAACVAAGKPPIEKIKYDSQDDAANALILGRIDALSADSPVTAYAIKRSGGRIEPAGEVFDSAPYGWVVAKGSPLAPVLQQGMQYLIDGGQYARIADAWGVGAGLIETSLINGATT, from the coding sequence ATGGTCGGACGCACACGGAGTCTCGGGCCGGGCCTGCTCGCGCACGTGGTCGGAGTCGTCGTCATAGGCGCCCTCGCGCTCGGCTCCGCGGGATGCGTGAGCAACAACGAGGGTCTCGTGCCGGTCGTCTCGGGGGTGGAACTGCAGGAGGTCGCGTCGATAGCCGCGCAGGTGCCGTCGGAGATCGCGGCGTCGGGCCGCCTGGTGGTGGGAGTCAACATTCCCTACGCCCCCAATGAGTTCAAGGACGAGAACGGCAAGATCGTGGGTTTCGACGTCGACCTCCTGAATGCGGTCGGCCAGGTGCTCGGGCTGAGCGTCGACTACAAACAGGCCGATTTCGACAAGATCATCCCGGCGGTCCAGGCGGGCACGTTCAACCTCGGGATGTCCTCGTTCACCGACACCTTGGAGCGGGAGAAGTCGGTCGACTTCGTCACCTACTACAGCGCCGGCGTGCAGTGGGCTCAGCGGCCGGGCGACCCGATCGATCCGAACAACGCCTGCGGACTGCGGGTGGGCGTGCAGACCACCACGATCGAGGACATCGACGAGGTACCCGCCAAGAGCGCGGCCTGCGTCGCCGCCGGGAAGCCGCCCATCGAGAAGATCAAGTACGACAGCCAGGACGACGCAGCCAATGCGCTGATCCTCGGGCGGATCGATGCACTGTCGGCGGATTCTCCGGTCACGGCATACGCGATCAAACGTAGCGGCGGCCGAATCGAGCCCGCTGGCGAGGTGTTCGACTCCGCGCCGTACGGCTGGGTGGTGGCGAAGGGATCGCCGCTGGCGCCAGTGCTGCAGCAGGGCATGCAGTACCTCATCGACGGCGGTCAGTATGCGCGGATCGCCGACGCGTGGGGTGTCGGTGCAGGCCTGATCGAAACATCGCTCATCAACGGGGCGACCACCTGA
- the polA gene encoding DNA polymerase I, giving the protein MSPATASSSTTPAPVDASGSERPTLLLLDGHSLAFRAFYALPAENFKTHSGQATNAVYGFTSMLINLLRDEQPTHVAAAFDVSRQTFRAEAFPEYKANRSKAPDEFKGQVEITKDVLVAMGIPVMAIEGFEADDIIATITTQATELGYRVLVVTGDRDSLQLVTDDVTVLYPRKGVSDLTRFTPAAVEEKYGLTPRQYPDYAALRGDPSDNLPGIPGVGEKTAAKWIREYGSLDELVNQVDKVKGKVGDSLRANLSSVVLNRQLTEMVRDVALPYTPDQLVLAPWDRERIHALFDDLEFKVLRDRLFATLSSAEPEAEEGFEVRGRALAPGELTAWLAEHASTGERHGLSVVGTRSPYGGDVTALAIAASDGEGAYIATTSASPEDEAALATWLADPSQPKALHEAKWAMHALRGRGWTLAGLTSDTALAAYLVRPGQRSFNLDDLSLRYLKRELRVEESGQQQLSLLDEEDVADAEIAEGEILRARAVVDLAAALDTELADIEATGLLADMELPLLAVLAELEATGIAVDTDHLQDLQSTFAARVAAAADAAYEVIGKQINLGSPKQLQVVLFDELDMPKTKKTKTGYTTDADALQTLFEKTQHPFLEHLLAHRDATRLKVTVDGLLKTVAEDGRIHTTFNQTVAATGRLSSTEPNLQNIPVRTDAGRQIRDGFVVGQGFETLLTADYSQIEMRIMAHLSKDEGLIEAFNTGEDLHSFVGSRAFGVPIEEVTPELRRRVKAMSYGLAYGLSAFGLASQLKISTEEAKQQMDAYFARFGGVRDYLHEVVEQARKVGYTETLFGRRRYLPDLNSDNRQRREVAERAALNAPIQGSAADIIKVAMIDVQRSLHDAGLESRTLLQVHDELVLEVATGEREQVESLVREKMASAIELSVPLEVSVGTGRSWDAAAH; this is encoded by the coding sequence GTGAGCCCCGCAACCGCATCCTCGTCCACCACACCCGCACCCGTCGACGCGTCTGGTTCGGAGCGGCCGACGCTGTTGCTCCTGGATGGGCATTCGCTGGCGTTCCGCGCGTTCTATGCTTTGCCCGCCGAGAACTTCAAGACCCACAGCGGTCAGGCCACCAATGCGGTGTACGGGTTCACCTCGATGCTGATCAATCTGCTGCGCGACGAGCAGCCCACGCACGTCGCCGCCGCGTTCGATGTCTCCCGGCAGACGTTCCGCGCCGAAGCCTTCCCCGAATACAAGGCGAACCGCAGCAAGGCGCCCGACGAGTTCAAGGGCCAGGTCGAGATCACCAAGGACGTCCTCGTGGCGATGGGGATTCCGGTGATGGCCATCGAGGGTTTCGAGGCCGACGACATCATCGCGACCATCACGACGCAGGCCACCGAGCTCGGCTACCGCGTGCTGGTCGTGACCGGCGACCGGGACTCATTGCAGCTGGTGACCGACGACGTCACTGTGCTCTACCCGCGCAAGGGGGTCTCGGATCTGACGCGGTTCACTCCGGCCGCAGTCGAGGAGAAGTACGGTCTCACCCCGCGCCAGTACCCGGATTACGCTGCGCTGCGCGGCGACCCGAGCGACAACCTGCCCGGCATTCCGGGCGTCGGCGAGAAGACCGCGGCCAAGTGGATCCGTGAGTACGGGTCGCTCGATGAGCTCGTCAACCAGGTCGACAAGGTGAAGGGCAAGGTGGGAGATTCGCTGCGGGCGAACCTTTCCAGCGTTGTCCTGAACCGGCAGCTCACCGAGATGGTGCGCGACGTTGCGTTGCCGTACACCCCGGACCAGCTCGTTCTTGCGCCATGGGACCGCGAACGGATCCATGCGCTGTTCGATGACCTCGAGTTCAAGGTCCTGCGGGACCGACTCTTCGCGACCCTCAGCTCCGCCGAACCGGAGGCCGAGGAGGGCTTCGAGGTGCGCGGCCGGGCGCTTGCCCCGGGCGAGTTGACGGCGTGGCTGGCCGAGCACGCGTCGACGGGGGAGCGGCACGGCCTGTCGGTCGTCGGTACACGGTCTCCGTACGGCGGCGACGTCACGGCCCTGGCGATCGCCGCGTCCGACGGTGAGGGTGCCTACATCGCGACCACATCGGCGAGTCCCGAGGACGAGGCTGCTCTCGCGACCTGGCTCGCCGATCCGTCGCAGCCGAAGGCACTGCACGAGGCCAAGTGGGCGATGCACGCGCTACGCGGTCGCGGCTGGACGCTGGCCGGTCTCACGAGTGATACCGCGCTGGCGGCATACCTGGTGCGGCCCGGCCAGCGCAGCTTCAACCTGGACGACCTGTCGTTGCGCTATCTCAAGCGCGAGCTGCGAGTGGAAGAGTCTGGTCAGCAACAGCTTTCGCTGCTGGATGAGGAAGATGTCGCCGATGCCGAGATAGCCGAGGGCGAGATCCTGCGCGCCCGGGCGGTGGTCGACCTGGCGGCGGCACTGGACACAGAGCTGGCCGACATCGAGGCCACCGGTCTGCTTGCCGACATGGAGCTGCCGTTGCTCGCGGTACTGGCGGAGCTCGAGGCCACCGGCATCGCGGTAGACACCGACCATCTACAAGATCTGCAGAGCACGTTCGCGGCCCGGGTCGCCGCGGCCGCCGACGCCGCCTACGAGGTGATCGGCAAACAGATCAATCTCGGTTCGCCCAAGCAGCTTCAAGTGGTGTTGTTCGATGAACTCGACATGCCCAAGACCAAGAAGACCAAGACCGGCTACACCACGGACGCGGACGCACTGCAGACGCTGTTCGAGAAGACGCAGCACCCGTTCCTCGAGCATCTGCTCGCACACCGGGACGCGACCCGCCTCAAGGTGACCGTCGACGGACTGCTCAAGACCGTCGCCGAGGACGGCCGGATCCATACGACGTTCAACCAGACTGTTGCGGCCACCGGTCGGCTGTCCTCGACCGAGCCCAACCTGCAGAACATCCCGGTCCGCACCGATGCCGGCCGTCAGATCCGCGACGGGTTCGTCGTCGGCCAGGGTTTCGAGACGCTGCTTACGGCGGATTACAGCCAGATCGAGATGCGGATCATGGCGCACCTGTCGAAGGACGAGGGGCTGATCGAGGCCTTCAACACAGGCGAGGATCTGCACAGCTTCGTCGGCTCCCGCGCGTTCGGGGTGCCGATCGAGGAGGTCACCCCAGAGCTACGCCGGCGCGTCAAGGCGATGTCGTACGGCCTGGCTTACGGGCTCAGCGCGTTCGGTCTCGCGTCACAGCTCAAGATCTCCACCGAGGAGGCCAAGCAGCAGATGGACGCCTACTTCGCCCGATTCGGTGGGGTGCGCGACTATCTGCACGAGGTCGTCGAGCAGGCCCGAAAGGTCGGCTACACCGAGACGTTGTTCGGCCGCCGACGGTATCTGCCCGATCTCAACAGCGACAACCGGCAGCGCCGTGAGGTAGCTGAGCGTGCTGCTCTGAACGCGCCCATTCAGGGCTCGGCCGCGGACATCATCAAGGTCGCGATGATCGACGTACAGCGATCGTTGCATGACGCAGGGTTGGAGTCGCGGACGTTGCTGCAGGTTCACGACGAACTCGTCCTCGAGGTCGCCACCGGGGAGCGCGAACAGGTGGAGTCTTTGGTGCGGGAGAAGATGGCGTCCGCCATCGAGCTGTCGGTGCCGCTCGAGGTTTCGGTGGGCACCGGACGCAGCTGGGACGCCGCCGCGCACTGA
- a CDS encoding helix-turn-helix domain-containing protein — MPELLTPTEAAEILRTTTRALAALRHRGGGPKFHKLGRRVPYSPDALTEYVAANSFQGTADY, encoded by the coding sequence ATGCCAGAACTGCTGACCCCCACCGAGGCCGCCGAGATCCTCCGGACCACTACCAGGGCACTGGCCGCGCTGCGACACCGCGGGGGCGGCCCCAAGTTCCACAAGCTCGGCCGCCGTGTCCCGTACAGCCCGGACGCGCTCACCGAGTACGTGGCCGCGAACTCGTTCCAGGGGACGGCCGACTACTGA
- a CDS encoding bifunctional DNA primase/polymerase, which produces MNDTPQTTLRPPGRIRRSSEVNRPTAPVRDHILEQALAYVRAGLPVLPLRGKAPITSRGVYDASLDEDQLRQWWSRGNWNVGVAVPEGLVVLDVDPRNGGTDAAQLLTLRLGGLPDTLRARTGGGGWHVWLRIQALSGDLRSSLGDGIDVKRFGGYVVMPPSIHPNTGRPYAWHTVAAPATAPATWDRELRKPTSNTRPAKGHLRLATGGDYSASLERLANTTEGGRGNALFAVGASMRDDGQLHAENESRLFEVARHAGLDDAEITKTIESVKRGNGKR; this is translated from the coding sequence ATGAACGACACACCGCAAACGACCCTCCGACCACCCGGGCGAATCCGCCGATCTAGCGAGGTCAACCGGCCGACCGCCCCCGTCCGAGACCATATTCTCGAGCAGGCCCTCGCCTACGTCCGCGCCGGACTCCCGGTCCTGCCGTTGCGGGGCAAGGCCCCAATCACCTCTCGGGGCGTGTACGACGCCTCCCTCGACGAGGACCAGCTCCGCCAGTGGTGGAGCCGCGGAAACTGGAACGTCGGCGTAGCCGTCCCGGAGGGCCTGGTCGTCCTCGACGTGGACCCCCGCAACGGCGGCACCGACGCCGCCCAGCTCCTCACGCTGAGGCTCGGCGGACTCCCGGACACCCTGCGCGCCAGGACCGGCGGTGGCGGCTGGCACGTCTGGCTCCGAATCCAGGCGCTCTCCGGTGACCTGCGGTCCTCGCTCGGCGACGGAATCGACGTCAAACGGTTCGGCGGTTACGTCGTGATGCCGCCCTCGATCCACCCGAACACCGGTCGCCCGTACGCCTGGCACACAGTGGCCGCACCCGCGACAGCCCCGGCGACGTGGGACCGGGAGCTGCGCAAGCCGACCTCGAACACCCGACCGGCAAAGGGCCACCTTCGGCTGGCGACCGGCGGGGACTACTCGGCGTCCCTCGAACGGCTCGCCAACACGACCGAGGGCGGGCGCGGAAACGCGCTCTTCGCGGTCGGAGCGTCAATGCGCGACGACGGCCAGCTCCACGCCGAGAACGAGTCGCGACTGTTCGAGGTCGCACGCCACGCGGGCCTGGACGACGCGGAGATCACCAAGACCATCGAGTCGGTCAAGAGGGGAAACGGGAAACGTTGA
- a CDS encoding tyrosine-type recombinase/integrase, with product MASIGSYQTSGGVTRYEVRYRGPDHRTTRKRGFKTKRDANAFAARVEVDKQTGACVAQSAGRVTVGELGEQWLGRQAHLKPSSARVVKSAWRNHVEPKWGQEPVGRVKRTAVAQWVADLSKDRGPVTVTRAFGVLAAILDDALADRLVAVNPARGIPLPKRTKAEQQYLTIDQLHALADEAGERRALVLLLGLCGLRFGETAGLRVRHLDLLRRRLRVVENAVTVAGRVEVGTPKSHAQRTVALPRAVSDVLARQCEGKSRDDLVFPGPRGSHMTLPSGKSWSAGAVARSHRADANFPEKISVHVLRHTAASLMIAAGANAKAVQSQLGHKSATLTMDRYGHLMRDQLGDLADALDEAVSKMRPQAPGEQAAEA from the coding sequence GTGGCCAGCATCGGCAGCTACCAGACCTCCGGCGGCGTGACCCGGTACGAGGTTCGGTACCGCGGACCCGACCACCGGACGACCCGCAAACGCGGGTTCAAGACGAAGCGGGACGCCAACGCGTTCGCCGCCCGCGTCGAGGTCGACAAGCAGACCGGGGCCTGCGTCGCCCAGTCGGCCGGGCGGGTGACGGTCGGGGAGCTGGGGGAGCAGTGGCTCGGCCGCCAGGCGCACCTGAAACCGTCCTCCGCCCGAGTGGTCAAGTCCGCGTGGCGTAATCACGTCGAGCCGAAGTGGGGACAGGAGCCGGTCGGGCGGGTCAAGCGAACCGCGGTCGCGCAATGGGTCGCGGACCTGTCCAAGGACCGCGGGCCAGTGACAGTCACCCGGGCGTTCGGTGTGCTCGCGGCGATTCTCGACGACGCGCTGGCCGACCGGCTGGTCGCGGTGAACCCGGCCCGGGGGATACCGCTGCCGAAGCGCACGAAAGCCGAGCAGCAGTACCTGACGATCGACCAGCTCCACGCGCTCGCGGACGAGGCGGGGGAGCGGCGAGCCTTGGTGTTGCTGCTCGGCTTGTGCGGGTTGAGGTTCGGGGAGACGGCCGGACTACGGGTGCGCCACCTCGACCTGCTCCGCCGTCGCCTCCGGGTGGTCGAGAACGCGGTCACGGTGGCCGGTCGGGTGGAAGTGGGGACGCCGAAGTCACACGCCCAGCGGACAGTGGCCCTCCCGCGAGCGGTCTCGGACGTCCTGGCCCGGCAATGCGAGGGCAAGTCCCGCGACGACCTCGTGTTCCCCGGGCCACGCGGGAGCCACATGACGCTGCCGTCCGGGAAATCGTGGTCGGCGGGGGCGGTTGCCCGGTCCCACAGGGCGGACGCGAACTTCCCCGAGAAGATAAGTGTGCATGTCCTCCGTCACACTGCCGCGTCCCTCATGATCGCGGCAGGCGCAAACGCGAAAGCCGTTCAGTCCCAACTCGGCCACAAGTCCGCCACCCTGACGATGGACCGGTACGGCCACCTGATGCGGGACCAGCTAGGAGACCTCGCGGACGCACTCGACGAGGCTGTGTCCAAAATGCGTCCACAAGCTCCGGGCGAGCAGGCCGCGGAGGCGTAA
- a CDS encoding isocitrate/isopropylmalate family dehydrogenase: MSSASTGDLPNPRIGLLLGDGIGQEIVPATRVVVDTAVAAVGLPDVHWVPLPIGFDAIASHGTPIPESTLVALAALDSWILGPHDSASYPEPFRSQLTPGGTIRKRFDLFANIRPARALPGVRAVSPGMDLVIVRENTEGFYADRNMFAGGGEFMPTPDVAMAVGVVTRQACERIAHTAFELARRRRKRVTVVHKANVLSKTTGLFRDVCREVGRHYPDVRIDDEHVDAMAAYLVRRGEEYDVIVTENMFGDILSDLAGELSGSLGIAASINASASKAMAQAAHGAAPDISGRNRANPTALMLSAAMMLEWLESSGRGHGFAAAAARIRSAVERTVESGIATTDLGGLASTSEFTESVVARVLRR; encoded by the coding sequence ATGAGCAGCGCGAGTACAGGTGATTTGCCGAATCCGCGGATCGGATTGCTGCTGGGCGACGGCATCGGCCAGGAGATCGTTCCCGCCACGCGCGTCGTCGTCGACACCGCGGTTGCTGCGGTCGGTCTGCCAGACGTGCACTGGGTCCCGCTGCCGATCGGATTCGACGCGATCGCCTCACACGGCACACCCATCCCGGAGAGCACGCTCGTCGCGTTGGCTGCTCTCGACTCGTGGATCCTCGGACCGCATGACAGCGCGTCCTATCCCGAGCCGTTCCGGTCGCAGCTCACCCCTGGTGGCACCATCCGGAAACGCTTCGACCTCTTCGCGAACATCAGGCCGGCCCGGGCGTTGCCCGGGGTGCGGGCGGTGTCCCCGGGGATGGATCTCGTGATCGTCCGGGAGAACACCGAGGGCTTTTACGCCGATCGCAATATGTTCGCGGGCGGCGGCGAGTTCATGCCCACGCCGGACGTTGCGATGGCGGTCGGGGTGGTGACCCGGCAGGCATGCGAGCGAATCGCCCACACCGCATTCGAACTTGCGCGGCGTCGGCGCAAGCGAGTGACGGTGGTGCACAAGGCGAATGTTCTGTCCAAGACCACCGGCCTGTTCCGGGACGTGTGCCGCGAGGTGGGGCGGCACTATCCCGATGTCCGGATCGATGACGAGCACGTGGACGCGATGGCGGCCTACCTGGTGCGGCGCGGCGAGGAATACGACGTGATCGTCACCGAGAACATGTTCGGCGACATCCTTTCCGACCTGGCAGGTGAGCTGTCCGGCTCGCTCGGTATCGCCGCTTCGATCAATGCCTCCGCATCCAAGGCGATGGCGCAGGCCGCGCACGGGGCGGCGCCCGACATCTCCGGGCGCAACCGCGCAAACCCTACGGCGCTGATGCTCTCGGCTGCGATGATGCTGGAGTGGCTCGAATCGAGTGGACGCGGGCACGGGTTTGCGGCCGCGGCCGCGCGGATTCGGAGTGCCGTCGAACGCACCGTGGAGTCCGGGATCGCGACAACCGATCTCGGTGGGCTGGCGTCGACGAGCGAGTTCACCGAGTCCGTCGTCGCACGGGTCCTACGCCGATGA
- a CDS encoding amino acid ABC transporter permease: protein MSAKESRSAYIAAESEPAPIKAVPLRHPGRWIAAVSVFALFGLFVYGAATNTAFEWDIYGQYVFDKRITAAAWTTIQMTILAMSLAIVLGVILAVMRLSPNPVLQTASWVYLWVFRGTPVYVQLVFWGLFPSIYKTLDLGVPFVHQFAHIDIQALNAAFLFAVIGLGLNEAAYMAEIVRAGVNSVSEGQTEASTALGMSWSQTMRRTVLPQAMRVIIPPTGNELISLLKTTSLVSAVSFSGELYGRARDISGANFHPIPLLLVAATWYLVITSILMIGQFYLERYYSRGVSRTLTARQLQALADAQGRPVAMTSDARTLPDAPGG, encoded by the coding sequence ATGTCAGCCAAGGAGAGTCGATCGGCCTACATTGCGGCCGAATCCGAGCCGGCGCCGATCAAGGCCGTTCCGCTGCGTCACCCGGGGCGCTGGATCGCCGCCGTGAGCGTGTTCGCGCTGTTCGGATTGTTCGTGTACGGCGCCGCCACCAACACGGCCTTCGAGTGGGATATCTACGGCCAGTACGTGTTCGACAAGCGGATCACCGCCGCCGCGTGGACGACGATTCAGATGACGATACTCGCCATGTCGCTTGCGATCGTGCTGGGTGTGATCCTGGCCGTGATGCGGCTGTCCCCGAATCCCGTGCTGCAGACGGCATCCTGGGTGTACCTGTGGGTCTTTCGAGGAACGCCAGTCTACGTGCAACTGGTGTTCTGGGGACTGTTCCCCTCGATCTACAAGACGCTGGATCTAGGTGTCCCTTTCGTCCACCAGTTCGCGCACATCGATATTCAGGCGCTCAACGCGGCCTTTCTGTTCGCCGTCATCGGTCTCGGTCTCAACGAGGCCGCGTATATGGCCGAGATCGTCCGGGCAGGAGTGAATTCGGTGAGTGAGGGACAGACGGAGGCGTCGACTGCGCTCGGCATGTCGTGGTCGCAGACCATGCGCCGGACGGTCCTGCCGCAGGCGATGCGGGTGATCATTCCGCCCACCGGCAACGAGCTGATCAGCCTGCTCAAGACCACCTCGCTGGTTAGTGCGGTGTCTTTCAGCGGCGAGTTGTACGGCCGTGCCCGGGACATCTCCGGCGCCAACTTCCATCCGATCCCGCTGCTGCTCGTCGCGGCCACGTGGTACCTGGTCATCACCAGCATCCTGATGATCGGCCAGTTCTACCTCGAGCGGTACTACTCGAGAGGGGTGTCGCGGACCTTGACCGCCCGCCAGTTGCAGGCCCTCGCCGATGCGCAGGGGCGGCCGGTCGCCATGACTTCCGACGCCCGAACGCTGCCGGATGCGCCGGGGGGGTGA
- a CDS encoding response regulator, with the protein MNAAAAQGTERQPRRVVVAEDEALIRLDLVEMLREEGYDVVGEAGDGQRAVELAEELRPDLVIMDVKMPRRDGIDAASEIAAKRIAPVVILTAFSQRELVERARDAGAMAYLVKPFSKADLVPAVELAASRFTEISLLEREVANLSDRLETRKIIERAKGLLMQSQNLSEPEAFKWIQRAAMDGRTTMKAVAEVVLDTIGGSASGD; encoded by the coding sequence ATGAACGCTGCCGCCGCACAGGGCACGGAACGACAGCCGCGGCGTGTGGTGGTGGCCGAGGATGAGGCCCTGATCCGGCTCGATCTCGTCGAGATGCTGCGCGAGGAGGGATACGACGTCGTCGGCGAAGCTGGCGACGGGCAGCGCGCAGTCGAGCTGGCGGAGGAGCTGCGCCCGGACTTGGTGATCATGGATGTGAAGATGCCGCGCCGCGACGGTATCGATGCCGCATCGGAGATCGCCGCGAAGAGGATTGCGCCAGTGGTGATCTTGACGGCATTCAGCCAGCGTGAGCTGGTGGAGCGCGCTCGTGACGCGGGCGCAATGGCATATCTGGTCAAGCCGTTCTCGAAGGCCGATCTCGTGCCGGCGGTCGAACTCGCGGCCAGCCGGTTCACCGAGATCTCACTCCTCGAGCGTGAGGTGGCGAACCTGTCCGATCGGCTCGAGACGCGCAAGATCATCGAGCGCGCCAAGGGCCTGCTGATGCAGTCGCAGAACCTGTCCGAACCGGAAGCGTTCAAGTGGATCCAGCGCGCCGCGATGGACGGACGAACGACGATGAAGGCCGTCGCCGAGGTGGTTCTCGACACCATCGGAGGGTCCGCAAGCGGGGATTGA
- a CDS encoding amino acid ABC transporter ATP-binding protein, whose protein sequence is MTAMVEADRVCKNFGALKVLRGVSLEVERGAVMCLVGPSGSGKSTFLRCINHLERVDAGRLYVDGELVGYAERAGKLYELSPRASARQRRDIGMVFQHFNLFPHRTALENIIEAPVQVKKVPRAKAIERAVDLLEQVGMAEKASAYPAQLSGGQQQRVAIARALAMDPKLMLFDEPTSALDPELVGEVLAVMKQLAKEGMTMIVVTHEMGFAREVADQLVFMDGGVVVESGDPRELLANPQQERTKEFLSKLL, encoded by the coding sequence ATGACGGCCATGGTCGAGGCGGATCGGGTGTGCAAGAACTTCGGCGCACTGAAGGTGCTGCGCGGGGTGTCGCTCGAGGTGGAACGAGGTGCGGTCATGTGCCTGGTCGGGCCGTCGGGCTCGGGGAAATCGACGTTCCTGCGCTGCATCAATCATCTCGAACGGGTCGACGCCGGTCGCCTGTACGTCGACGGCGAATTGGTCGGGTATGCCGAGCGTGCCGGCAAGTTGTACGAATTGAGCCCCCGCGCCTCCGCTCGGCAGCGCCGAGACATCGGCATGGTGTTTCAGCACTTCAATCTGTTCCCGCACCGCACGGCGCTCGAGAACATCATCGAGGCCCCGGTCCAGGTGAAGAAGGTGCCTCGGGCCAAGGCGATCGAGCGGGCCGTCGATCTGTTGGAGCAAGTGGGGATGGCGGAGAAGGCGAGTGCATACCCGGCCCAGCTGTCGGGAGGTCAGCAACAGCGCGTGGCGATCGCGCGAGCCCTCGCGATGGACCCGAAGCTCATGTTGTTCGACGAGCCGACCTCCGCACTCGACCCCGAACTGGTCGGTGAGGTGCTGGCGGTGATGAAACAGCTTGCGAAGGAAGGAATGACGATGATCGTCGTCACCCACGAGATGGGCTTCGCACGTGAGGTCGCCGACCAATTGGTCTTCATGGACGGCGGCGTCGTCGTCGAGTCGGGCGATCCGCGCGAGTTGCTCGCCAACCCGCAGCAGGAGCGCACGAAGGAGTTTCTCTCGAAGCTCCTGTGA
- a CDS encoding 2'-5' RNA ligase family protein: MVQSVELLLDSQVDATVRAEWRRLSSARLPSQDRITAESNRPHVTLGVATQIPADVEAALERELPSAPLPIRLGGVVVFGGRRLTLARLVVPTTALLTLQRIVYELMVECEGVPPHIVPGEWTPHVTLSRRIPATDLGTAIVVTRAGSRDVVGTSDGIRRWDSDAKREWRITRRP; the protein is encoded by the coding sequence ATGGTCCAGTCCGTGGAGTTGCTGCTCGACAGCCAGGTCGACGCGACCGTGCGCGCCGAATGGCGTCGGCTCTCTTCGGCGCGTCTGCCCAGCCAGGACCGCATCACCGCTGAGTCCAACCGTCCGCATGTCACGCTGGGCGTCGCGACACAGATTCCCGCTGACGTGGAGGCTGCGCTCGAGCGGGAACTGCCGTCGGCACCGTTACCGATCCGCCTCGGTGGTGTCGTGGTGTTCGGCGGCCGCCGGCTCACGCTCGCCCGCCTGGTCGTTCCGACCACTGCCCTGCTCACGCTGCAACGAATCGTCTACGAGTTGATGGTGGAATGCGAGGGCGTCCCGCCCCACATCGTTCCCGGCGAGTGGACGCCCCACGTGACGCTGTCCCGGCGTATCCCGGCCACCGACCTCGGGACCGCAATTGTCGTGACCCGAGCCGGCAGCCGGGATGTCGTCGGTACCAGCGACGGCATCCGTCGCTGGGATTCCGATGCCAAGCGGGAGTGGCGGATCACGCGGCGACCGTGA
- the trxA gene encoding thioredoxin translates to MATQTLTEQNFEQIVSENDVVLVDFWASWCGPCRSFAPTFEASSEKHTDVVHAKMDTEAEQNFAAQAGIRSIPTIMAFREGVLVFNQAGALPPAQLEDLITQVKALDMDAVRKEMAAQAPTGER, encoded by the coding sequence GTGGCTACCCAGACCCTGACCGAGCAGAACTTCGAGCAGATCGTCTCCGAGAACGATGTGGTCCTCGTCGACTTCTGGGCGTCGTGGTGCGGCCCGTGCCGCTCGTTCGCGCCCACGTTCGAGGCATCGTCGGAGAAGCACACCGATGTCGTGCACGCGAAGATGGACACCGAGGCCGAGCAGAACTTCGCAGCGCAGGCCGGAATCCGGTCGATCCCGACCATCATGGCGTTCCGCGAGGGCGTGCTGGTGTTCAACCAGGCCGGCGCGCTCCCTCCGGCGCAACTCGAGGACCTGATCACGCAGGTCAAGGCCCTCGATATGGATGCCGTACGCAAGGAGATGGCCGCGCAGGCGCCGACCGGCGAGCGGTAA